In a single window of the Leptidea sinapis chromosome 47, ilLepSina1.1, whole genome shotgun sequence genome:
- the LOC126978205 gene encoding CAPA peptides: MESAVRITISVLLLAIVNAHVSHSGTKLRRDGVLNLYPFPRVGRSHQTWQIPTDDLLDRDIDKRQLYAFPRVGRSDLRGVHLPPRLEEMLLRSHGFVKRESESESDTGMWFGPRLGRGIRSEDDIPFGDDNSETEQNFPEHIDRNKGQA, encoded by the exons ATGGAGTCTGCCGTCAGGATTACTATCTCGGTTCTTCTGTTGGCCATTGTCAATGCACACGTTTCAC ACAGTGGTACGAAGCTACGCAGAGATGGAGTTTTGAACCTGTACCCATTCCCCAGGGTCGGTAGATCACACCAGACCTGGCAAATACCCACCGACGACCTATTag ATCGCGACATCGATAAACGACAGCTATACGCTTTTCCCCGCGTAGGCAGAAGCGATCTCCGTGGAGTTCATTTACCTCCTCGACTCGAAGAGATGCTTCTAAGGAGTCATGGTTTCGTGAAGCGGGAGAGTGAGAGTGAAAGTGATACCGGCATGTGGTTCGGACCTCGACTTGGCAGGGGAATCAGGAGTGAAGATG ATATACCATTTGGAGATGATAACAGCGAGACAGAACAAAATTTCCCTGAACATATTGACCGCAACAAAGGACAGGCTTAG